From a region of the Paenibacillus lutimineralis genome:
- a CDS encoding sensor histidine kinase, with the protein MRKLLHFRDFSIFKKIMAAFLAALLPLMLITWIINQQGAASIRKGISESMMNTTHFYLDSLDQEVDRIYRYLPNYVMDTDLMELAATGDVMSAYERSAKVLEIQKRLHLMKDSSPFIQESRAYVPLIERTILSSSYETKVEEQEYQAMRQSTNMYDQPFIYWQNRLFISMQYPGSTVRDPLFAISIELSTNKIIEKLSQITNSREGQTAMLRMDQEWSLVSGSNTGLLEVMKQLAVDKQEQQAKEGYETIKFEGKRYLTVYRYSELWNSYLVSSVPESAILGPIRKYQVWFWCAAVLAVGIVLFFSYSLRRLIYRPLMRLIYSFRRVQQNKLEYIAIDRGEDEFGYLYHAFNNTVSSLKTLIEENYEQQIRNQRSELKRLQSQINPHFLYNCFFVLCRLIKSDHQKEKAYQFCLYIGQYFQFITRNTEDEIPLSMEMDHSRTYVEMQRICYGDRIEVEFDARVPDMMVPRLIFQPIIENAYVHALGNMRGNGKLRVYGEPQDNTFILCVEDNGDSISDLNIQQLNDRLARPHYTFEETTGLINVHRRLQLRYGEEYGITVSRSDLGGLKVTIQLRMS; encoded by the coding sequence ATGAGAAAACTTCTACATTTCCGTGACTTTTCCATATTTAAGAAGATTATGGCGGCCTTTCTGGCTGCCTTGCTGCCGTTAATGCTGATTACATGGATTATTAACCAGCAGGGGGCTGCCAGCATTCGTAAGGGAATTTCCGAGTCGATGATGAACACCACCCATTTCTACCTCGATTCTCTCGATCAGGAAGTAGATCGTATATACCGCTATTTGCCAAACTATGTGATGGATACGGACCTGATGGAGCTGGCCGCTACAGGAGATGTGATGAGCGCCTACGAGCGGTCTGCCAAAGTGCTAGAGATCCAGAAGCGGCTCCATCTGATGAAGGATTCAAGTCCGTTCATTCAGGAGTCCAGAGCGTATGTGCCTCTGATTGAGCGAACGATATTAAGCTCCAGCTATGAGACGAAGGTTGAGGAGCAGGAGTATCAAGCGATGCGTCAGAGTACCAATATGTATGATCAGCCGTTCATCTATTGGCAGAATAGGCTGTTCATCAGCATGCAGTATCCTGGGAGTACGGTTAGAGATCCTCTCTTCGCCATCAGTATTGAGCTGTCCACCAACAAAATTATCGAGAAGCTCTCGCAGATTACCAATTCCCGAGAAGGGCAGACTGCGATGTTACGCATGGATCAGGAGTGGTCATTAGTAAGCGGGAGCAATACGGGACTTCTTGAAGTGATGAAGCAGCTGGCGGTTGACAAGCAGGAGCAGCAAGCGAAGGAAGGCTATGAAACGATCAAGTTTGAAGGGAAGCGTTATTTAACGGTCTATCGCTATTCCGAGCTCTGGAATTCGTATTTAGTATCAAGTGTTCCTGAATCGGCGATATTAGGCCCGATCCGTAAGTACCAGGTCTGGTTCTGGTGCGCTGCGGTTCTCGCTGTCGGTATCGTTCTGTTCTTCTCCTATTCGTTACGGAGATTGATCTATCGCCCTTTGATGCGGCTTATCTACTCGTTTCGACGCGTACAACAGAATAAGCTGGAGTATATAGCGATCGATCGGGGCGAGGATGAATTCGGTTATTTATATCATGCCTTTAACAACACGGTCAGTTCTTTGAAGACACTAATCGAGGAAAATTATGAGCAGCAAATCCGAAATCAACGGTCAGAGCTGAAGCGGCTGCAGTCGCAGATCAATCCTCATTTCTTGTACAATTGTTTCTTTGTATTATGCCGCTTGATCAAATCGGATCATCAAAAAGAGAAGGCTTATCAATTCTGCCTTTATATTGGTCAGTATTTTCAATTTATTACCCGCAATACCGAGGATGAAATCCCGCTCAGCATGGAGATGGATCATTCACGGACTTATGTCGAAATGCAGCGTATATGCTATGGCGACCGGATTGAAGTGGAATTTGATGCTCGCGTTCCCGATATGATGGTGCCGCGCCTTATTTTTCAGCCGATTATTGAGAATGCCTATGTGCATGCTCTTGGAAATATGAGAGGGAACGGCAAGCTTCGTGTGTACGGGGAACCGCAGGATAATACATTTATTCTCTGCGTTGAAGATAACGGCGATAGCATAAGCGATTTAAATATTCAGCAGCTTAATGACCGCTTGGCACGGCCTCACTATACCTTTGAAGAGACGACCGGTCTGATTAATGTTCATCGCCGATTGCAGCTTCGATACGGTGAGGAGTATGGAATCACGGTCTCACGTTCCGATCTAGGAGGCTTGAAGGTGACGATTCAATTAAGAATGAGCTAG
- a CDS encoding extracellular solute-binding protein — MNRKAKMLLVLTLVFSLALTACGKAEEKAEQPQKPETSAAQEDPNAVIEVSTVVPSDQYLKFDEGETYDKNAVYDQYEKDIGVKITNKWITDTSQFKEKVKMTIASNDLPDFMPVNATQLKELTEADMIMDLTDIYEQYATDQTKEFFQKDGGMQMKSAMFDGKLMGIPRSSNPLYLQFLYVRTDWLKEMNLPEPKTMDELMKISEEFSKRTENGKSYGLAVSKDPFNVDTGVTGLRAFLNGYHAYENMWIEDGNGNLVNSDIQPEMKNALAALQDMFKKGLIDPEFAVKDAEKEAELIYNNQIGLVYGASWVPAQLVKGAVKDGKVVQEWGVYPIPSVDSNPALNQIGLGADEYYVVAKQAKHPEGFIKLLNQWIVVDNALDPTDEQKIYMYGKDRKEKGNNYWLLSPVRVGNQTDNNGVILPKAIANKDESILETADQRTRYGRAMQYLDGDTSLWWEYLISGPNGAFSIVPKVQEEKLYLQNKFYGAPTPTMADREEILKKKRDEVFFKIIMNQVSIDEFDKFVAEWKKLGGDEMTKEVNEWYADHK, encoded by the coding sequence ATGAACAGAAAGGCAAAAATGCTACTAGTCTTAACATTAGTATTCAGCCTGGCGCTTACGGCGTGTGGCAAAGCTGAGGAGAAAGCTGAGCAGCCACAGAAGCCGGAAACTTCGGCAGCGCAAGAGGATCCAAATGCAGTGATTGAAGTATCGACCGTAGTACCGAGTGACCAATATTTGAAGTTTGATGAAGGCGAGACGTACGACAAGAATGCGGTTTACGATCAGTACGAGAAAGATATTGGTGTAAAAATCACAAATAAATGGATAACGGACACAAGCCAATTCAAAGAGAAGGTTAAGATGACGATCGCTTCTAATGATCTGCCGGATTTCATGCCAGTCAACGCAACTCAGCTAAAAGAATTAACGGAAGCAGATATGATTATGGATTTGACTGATATATACGAGCAGTATGCAACGGATCAAACGAAGGAATTCTTCCAGAAGGATGGCGGCATGCAGATGAAATCTGCTATGTTCGACGGCAAGCTGATGGGGATTCCGAGATCGTCTAACCCTTTATATCTCCAATTCTTGTACGTTCGTACAGATTGGCTGAAAGAGATGAATCTTCCTGAACCGAAGACGATGGATGAGCTGATGAAGATCTCTGAGGAATTTTCGAAGAGAACTGAAAACGGTAAATCGTATGGCCTTGCAGTTAGTAAAGATCCTTTTAATGTCGATACAGGCGTGACAGGACTTAGAGCCTTCTTAAACGGTTACCATGCATACGAGAACATGTGGATCGAAGACGGGAACGGCAATTTAGTGAATAGTGATATTCAGCCTGAAATGAAAAATGCTCTTGCCGCTTTGCAGGATATGTTCAAGAAAGGCCTGATTGATCCGGAATTTGCTGTTAAAGATGCAGAGAAGGAAGCAGAGTTAATCTACAATAATCAAATTGGGCTTGTGTATGGTGCATCTTGGGTACCAGCACAGCTTGTCAAAGGTGCAGTTAAGGATGGCAAGGTTGTTCAGGAATGGGGGGTATATCCAATACCTTCAGTAGATAGCAATCCAGCCTTGAACCAAATTGGTCTAGGGGCGGACGAATATTATGTCGTAGCGAAGCAAGCCAAGCATCCGGAAGGTTTTATTAAGCTGCTTAATCAGTGGATTGTGGTGGATAACGCACTCGATCCGACAGATGAACAAAAGATATATATGTACGGTAAAGATCGCAAGGAGAAAGGGAACAACTATTGGCTGCTTAGTCCAGTCCGCGTAGGCAACCAAACAGACAATAACGGAGTCATCTTGCCGAAAGCTATTGCCAACAAGGATGAAAGCATTCTAGAGACCGCGGATCAGCGAACTCGTTATGGAAGAGCTATGCAATATTTGGATGGGGATACCAGCTTGTGGTGGGAATATTTAATTTCTGGTCCTAATGGCGCGTTCTCGATCGTTCCAAAGGTACAAGAAGAGAAACTTTATTTGCAAAACAAGTTCTACGGTGCACCAACGCCTACCATGGCGGATCGAGAGGAAATCTTGAAGAAGAAGCGGGACGAAGTCTTCTTTAAAATTATTATGAATCAAGTCTCTATCGATGAATTTGATAAATTTGTTGCCGAGTGGAAGAAGCTTGGCGGAGATGAAATGACTAAAGAAGTGAACGAATGGTACGCCGATCATAAATAA
- a CDS encoding alpha-glycosidase: MLLEAVYHRPKLNWSYAYDQETIHLRLRAKKGDLLQAFAFAGDKYMWDQSKELVPMRKLISDEMFDYWECAIKPTYRRLKYGFLLKSADREMWMTEDNFSPERPENPDRLFEYPFLNPADIFTVPEWVKDAVFYQIFPERFANGNPDNDPEDVLPWGGKPERHNFFGGDLQGVIDHIDHLSELGINAIYFTPVFEATTNHKYDTTDYMKIDPHFGDVDTMKKLVKACHEREIRVVLDAVFNHSGQAFAPFLDVLEKGEKSRYKDWFHIHQFPLDPTRGLPTYDTFSFEPIMPKLNTSNPETKQYLLNVAEFWIKEVGIDGWRLDVANEVDHQFWREFRKVVKKANPEAYILGEIWHESSPWLQGDQFDAVMNYPFTNAVIDFVIRQKMDAQSFANVIGQQISRYPQQASEVAFNLLDSHDTPRLLTLCDDNKDRMKLAALFQFTYMGTPCIYYGDEVGLDGGPDPDCRKCMEWRPEHQDQDLFDFYRKLIALRKELAPLRTGTIRFLEAEKGGSKLAYERKLGGESAIVLLNNDDAGQTFEIDTTDKLWLDKISGKGYTAADGKLMVRLPAYGYAILTSER; this comes from the coding sequence ATGTTGCTTGAAGCAGTTTACCACCGTCCTAAGCTCAACTGGTCCTATGCTTATGATCAAGAGACGATTCATCTCCGCCTTCGTGCCAAGAAGGGGGATCTATTACAGGCTTTCGCTTTTGCTGGCGATAAATATATGTGGGATCAGAGCAAGGAACTGGTTCCTATGCGGAAGCTGATTAGCGATGAAATGTTCGACTATTGGGAGTGTGCGATCAAACCAACGTACCGCAGACTTAAATACGGATTCCTGCTCAAGAGCGCGGATCGTGAAATGTGGATGACGGAGGATAACTTCTCTCCTGAACGACCTGAAAATCCAGATCGGCTGTTCGAATACCCCTTCCTTAATCCAGCTGATATATTCACTGTCCCGGAATGGGTTAAGGATGCCGTATTCTATCAGATCTTCCCGGAACGCTTCGCTAACGGCAATCCAGACAATGACCCGGAAGATGTGCTCCCTTGGGGCGGCAAGCCAGAGCGCCACAATTTCTTTGGCGGCGATTTGCAAGGGGTCATCGATCATATAGATCACTTGAGTGAGCTCGGCATTAATGCCATCTATTTTACACCGGTATTTGAGGCAACAACCAACCACAAGTACGATACGACGGACTATATGAAGATCGACCCACATTTCGGTGATGTGGATACGATGAAGAAGCTGGTCAAGGCTTGCCATGAGCGGGAAATCCGGGTAGTGTTGGACGCGGTCTTCAATCACTCTGGACAAGCTTTTGCCCCATTCCTTGACGTGCTGGAAAAGGGTGAGAAGTCCCGCTATAAAGACTGGTTCCATATTCATCAGTTCCCGCTTGATCCGACCCGCGGCCTACCGACCTATGATACCTTCTCGTTCGAGCCGATCATGCCGAAGCTGAACACCAGCAACCCGGAGACAAAGCAGTATTTGCTGAATGTCGCTGAATTCTGGATCAAAGAAGTGGGCATTGACGGCTGGAGACTTGATGTAGCGAATGAAGTAGACCACCAGTTCTGGCGCGAATTCCGCAAAGTGGTTAAGAAGGCGAATCCCGAAGCATACATTCTCGGTGAGATTTGGCATGAGTCTTCTCCTTGGCTACAAGGCGACCAGTTCGATGCCGTAATGAACTATCCGTTCACCAATGCGGTAATTGATTTTGTCATCCGGCAAAAGATGGACGCTCAAAGCTTCGCCAATGTTATCGGCCAGCAAATTTCCCGTTATCCGCAACAAGCGAGCGAAGTGGCCTTCAATCTGTTGGACAGCCATGATACTCCGCGTTTGTTAACCCTGTGCGATGATAACAAGGATCGGATGAAGCTGGCTGCATTGTTCCAATTCACTTATATGGGCACGCCTTGCATTTACTATGGAGATGAAGTCGGCCTTGACGGTGGACCGGATCCAGATTGCCGTAAATGTATGGAATGGCGCCCTGAACATCAGGATCAGGACTTGTTCGACTTCTATCGCAAGCTGATCGCCTTGCGCAAGGAGCTGGCTCCGCTGCGCACCGGTACAATCCGCTTCCTAGAAGCTGAGAAGGGCGGCTCGAAGCTCGCCTATGAGCGTAAGCTGGGCGGAGAATCGGCAATTGTATTGCTTAACAATGACGACGCTGGCCAAACCTTCGAGATCGATACGACAGATAAGCTATGGCTGGACAAGATCAGTGGTAAGGGTTATACAGCAGCTGACGGCAAGCTGATGGTAAGGCTGCCTGCTTATGGCTACGCCATTCTAACATCGGAACGATAA
- the pgmB gene encoding beta-phosphoglucomutase, whose protein sequence is MSHIQACLFDLDGVLVDTAKYHYLAWKRLANELGFDFTEQDNERLKGVSRMASLDILLSIGRLTLEDAKKQELAARKNDWYVESISRMDHTEILPGALEFLQACRENGLKTALGSASKNAMTILNNTGLTPYFDAIIDGTHTSSAKPDPEVFILGAQELGISPESCVVFEDAEAGIEAARRADMNCIGIGSLATLGQADFVIASLAEMTVERLDQLEQA, encoded by the coding sequence ATGAGTCACATTCAAGCTTGTCTGTTCGACCTTGACGGCGTTCTCGTAGACACCGCCAAATACCACTATTTAGCCTGGAAGCGGCTGGCCAATGAGTTGGGCTTCGATTTTACGGAGCAGGATAACGAAAGATTAAAGGGCGTTAGCCGTATGGCCTCGCTCGACATTCTGCTAAGTATTGGGAGGCTCACATTGGAGGATGCTAAGAAGCAGGAGCTAGCCGCGCGCAAGAACGATTGGTATGTTGAATCAATCTCCCGGATGGATCATACGGAAATCTTGCCAGGAGCGTTGGAATTTCTGCAAGCCTGCCGGGAGAACGGGCTGAAGACCGCACTGGGTTCAGCCAGTAAAAATGCGATGACCATCCTGAACAATACAGGACTGACCCCCTATTTTGATGCCATCATCGACGGCACACATACTTCTAGTGCCAAACCTGATCCTGAAGTGTTCATACTGGGAGCTCAGGAGCTTGGCATATCCCCCGAAAGTTGCGTCGTCTTCGAGGACGCCGAAGCCGGGATTGAAGCAGCACGCCGCGCTGATATGAATTGCATCGGTATCGGGTCACTGGCGACGCTAGGCCAGGCTGACTTCGTGATCGCTTCCCTCGCCGAGATGACCGTGGAACGTCTAGATCAGCTCGAACAAGCTTAA
- a CDS encoding carbohydrate ABC transporter permease, giving the protein MTHNKSWGRRVFLVGNYCFLGFVSLLCLMPIIHILSMSLSSGAAASAGKVILWPVEFTTAAYENVFGKPEYLRAFAVSIQRVVLGTAFSMLLTIITAYPLSKDTQHFRFRTGYAWIFVFTILFNGGLIPMYLTVKSLGLIDSIWALVLPGAVQVFNIILLLNFYRNLPKELEESSRIDGAGHFKTLWKIYAPLSLPALATTGLFTIVGHWNSWFDGMLYMNHPDNYPLQTFLQTVIINMDFRFIKAENAELMLKLSDRTSRAAQIFVAAFPILIIYPFMQRFFIKGIVMGSVKE; this is encoded by the coding sequence ATGACACACAATAAATCATGGGGCAGAAGGGTGTTTCTAGTCGGCAATTATTGTTTTCTAGGGTTCGTCTCCCTGTTATGCTTAATGCCGATCATCCACATTCTGTCGATGTCATTAAGCTCCGGAGCGGCTGCGTCTGCAGGGAAGGTTATCTTGTGGCCAGTTGAATTTACAACTGCCGCTTACGAGAATGTGTTTGGTAAACCGGAGTATTTGCGTGCTTTTGCCGTATCGATTCAAAGGGTGGTCTTAGGAACAGCTTTCAGCATGCTCTTAACGATCATAACCGCCTATCCTTTGTCCAAAGATACGCAGCATTTTCGTTTTCGCACCGGGTACGCATGGATATTTGTATTCACGATCCTCTTCAATGGCGGATTGATTCCAATGTACTTGACGGTGAAATCGCTGGGCTTGATCGACTCGATCTGGGCGCTGGTGCTGCCGGGAGCGGTGCAAGTATTTAATATTATCCTGCTGCTTAACTTCTATCGGAATCTGCCGAAGGAGCTGGAGGAATCCTCGCGTATTGACGGGGCTGGCCATTTCAAGACACTGTGGAAGATATATGCCCCGTTGTCGCTGCCGGCACTTGCGACTACAGGACTATTTACGATTGTAGGCCATTGGAACAGCTGGTTCGACGGAATGCTCTATATGAACCATCCTGATAATTATCCGCTCCAAACCTTCTTACAAACGGTTATAATTAATATGGATTTCCGGTTCATTAAGGCAGAGAATGCTGAATTGATGCTGAAGCTGTCGGACCGGACCAGTAGAGCCGCCCAGATCTTCGTGGCCGCATTTCCGATTTTGATTATTTATCCGTTCATGCAGCGTTTCTTTATTAAGGGGATCGTAATGGGAAGCGTTAAGGAATAG
- a CDS encoding LacI family DNA-binding transcriptional regulator, with translation MTTLKEIAERVGVSISTVSRVINQNDSRRISEETKQKIWKAAKEMNYSSTRRTKSAKTKQGRDATLARPAIGCILALQDNKYNHPYFSPIIQGIEAKLLERGLSMAFLHTQAELHNEAILESMLEVTNLQGIICIEGLSKELYKRLKGRVPLLVGIDVNDPDIPVVTYDRVAAAQMAVRHLIERGHTRIGFIGGIGLSGSLDREKRYVGYRKTLEEHGLEYRDEWVINANWDADESYQRMKDLLDLSERPTAMFSASDMLAIGAMRASAEVGMSLPLDMSFVSIDDIEFSKYTAPPLTTVQVPKYEMGYAAAKIMVDSMEEAYPFPFRMQVPIQLKKRQSVHPMK, from the coding sequence ATGACTACACTGAAGGAAATTGCAGAACGGGTAGGTGTCTCCATCTCGACTGTGTCGCGGGTCATTAATCAGAATGATAGCAGAAGGATTAGTGAAGAGACGAAGCAGAAGATATGGAAGGCTGCTAAGGAAATGAACTATAGTTCAACCCGCAGGACAAAGTCTGCCAAGACGAAGCAGGGCAGGGATGCTACATTGGCTAGACCCGCTATCGGATGTATATTAGCGCTGCAGGATAACAAATACAATCATCCATACTTCTCCCCGATTATTCAGGGGATCGAAGCGAAGCTGCTGGAAAGAGGCTTATCTATGGCCTTCTTACACACGCAAGCTGAACTGCATAACGAAGCTATATTGGAATCTATGTTGGAAGTGACGAATCTGCAGGGCATTATTTGCATCGAGGGGTTAAGCAAGGAACTCTATAAGCGGCTCAAGGGACGGGTTCCGCTGCTCGTAGGCATCGATGTGAATGACCCGGATATTCCGGTCGTTACCTATGATCGGGTCGCGGCGGCCCAAATGGCAGTCAGACATCTGATCGAGCGCGGCCACACAAGAATCGGGTTCATTGGCGGTATCGGCTTATCGGGCAGCCTGGATCGGGAGAAGCGGTATGTTGGCTATCGTAAAACGCTCGAGGAGCACGGATTGGAATACCGGGACGAGTGGGTAATTAACGCTAATTGGGACGCGGATGAGAGCTATCAGAGGATGAAGGATCTGCTTGATCTGTCGGAACGGCCGACAGCGATGTTCAGTGCCAGCGACATGCTGGCCATTGGAGCAATGAGGGCATCTGCCGAAGTAGGAATGAGCCTGCCTTTGGACATGTCTTTTGTCAGCATAGATGATATTGAGTTCTCCAAATATACAGCGCCGCCATTAACGACAGTGCAAGTTCCAAAATACGAAATGGGCTATGCAGCAGCCAAAATAATGGTGGACAGCATGGAGGAGGCCTATCCATTTCCATTTCGAATGCAAGTTCCTATTCAACTTAAAAAGCGGCAATCTGTTCATCCCATGAAATAA
- a CDS encoding LacI family DNA-binding transcriptional regulator, with translation MAVTIKDVAKKAGVSPSTVSRVLSNHPRISAETSRRVREIMEELGYHPNIMAKSLVSRTTNSICIMLPKSAEELFSNFFFMELIRGIVTQANRQGFDVLLSSGANEKDEVEGVARLLNGHRVDGVILLYSRTDDPVVDFLYQNNHKFVLIGRSEQYADILSVDTDNVQASYDATKHLVSLGHQRIGFVSGPPDLVVSKDRLQGYLQALSDAGLESKPEWIVEGEFLQESGYRAISFFMNLPDRPTAVVLVDDVISFGVLRGLHELNYKIPDDLCLVSFNNIPLAEMSTPPLSSVDIGIYNMGYTASQMLIQAIQHKDNDKVSTARYVIPHRLVVRESSIFSVPKV, from the coding sequence ATGGCCGTTACGATCAAGGACGTCGCCAAAAAAGCAGGAGTATCGCCCTCCACCGTGTCCCGGGTGCTATCCAACCATCCCAGAATAAGCGCAGAAACCTCAAGAAGAGTAAGAGAAATTATGGAGGAGCTCGGCTATCATCCGAATATTATGGCAAAGAGCCTCGTATCCCGGACGACCAACAGCATCTGCATTATGCTGCCGAAGTCTGCCGAAGAGTTGTTCTCCAATTTCTTCTTCATGGAGTTGATCCGTGGTATCGTTACCCAAGCTAATCGTCAAGGTTTTGATGTGCTGCTGAGTTCCGGAGCCAATGAGAAAGATGAGGTTGAAGGGGTAGCCAGGCTCTTGAACGGACACCGAGTAGATGGGGTGATCTTACTCTATTCAAGAACCGACGATCCTGTTGTCGATTTTCTATACCAAAATAATCATAAGTTCGTCCTGATTGGGCGCAGTGAGCAATACGCCGATATTTTATCGGTTGATACAGATAATGTACAAGCCTCCTACGATGCAACGAAGCATTTGGTCTCGCTCGGACATCAGCGGATCGGATTTGTCAGCGGTCCTCCTGATCTCGTCGTATCCAAGGATCGCTTGCAAGGTTATCTGCAGGCATTGAGCGATGCCGGGTTGGAATCGAAGCCGGAATGGATTGTCGAAGGCGAATTCCTACAGGAGAGCGGGTATCGGGCCATCTCTTTCTTCATGAATCTTCCCGACCGCCCTACAGCGGTTGTTCTGGTCGACGATGTCATTTCCTTTGGCGTGTTGCGGGGATTGCACGAGCTCAACTACAAGATTCCTGACGATCTATGCTTGGTAAGCTTCAACAATATTCCGCTGGCGGAGATGTCTACACCCCCGCTGAGCAGTGTCGATATCGGGATTTATAATATGGGATACACCGCTTCCCAGATGTTGATTCAAGCGATTCAGCACAAAGACAACGATAAAGTGAGCACAGCAAGATATGTCATTCCACATCGCCTGGTCGTACGCGAGTCTTCTATATTCTCCGTTCCGAAGGTTTGA
- a CDS encoding ABC transporter permease, whose protein sequence is MMLIPGLAMLIIFSYIPMAGIMMAFQKYIPNRGLFGSPFIGWSNFKLLLEYPDIGRIFFNTIFIAFMKIVAGLVVPITMAILLNEIAREWVKRTFQTLVYLPHFLSWVLLSGILIDVLSPSSGIVNQVLGLFGAKPIFFLGDNAWFPYVMVISDVWKEFGFGTIVYLAALTGINPSLYEAAEIDGAGRFKQTLFVTLPGMMPIIVLMMTLNIGNVLNAGFDQIFNLYSPQVYESADIIDTFVYRMGIQQAQFGFATAVGLLKSVVSFIFMSMSYILAYRVANYRIF, encoded by the coding sequence ATGATGCTGATCCCTGGACTGGCGATGCTTATTATATTCAGCTACATACCGATGGCCGGAATCATGATGGCTTTCCAAAAATACATTCCGAATCGCGGTTTGTTCGGATCACCTTTTATCGGCTGGTCCAACTTCAAGCTGCTGCTTGAATACCCGGACATCGGCCGCATCTTCTTCAATACGATATTTATTGCATTCATGAAGATTGTAGCTGGCCTGGTCGTTCCGATTACGATGGCGATTCTACTAAATGAGATTGCAAGAGAATGGGTAAAAAGGACGTTCCAGACCCTGGTCTATTTGCCTCACTTCTTATCCTGGGTACTGCTCAGCGGTATTTTGATCGACGTACTGTCGCCTTCCTCCGGGATCGTTAACCAGGTGCTCGGGCTATTTGGAGCCAAACCGATCTTCTTCTTAGGGGATAACGCTTGGTTTCCTTATGTAATGGTCATCTCGGATGTATGGAAGGAATTCGGGTTCGGTACCATTGTCTACTTGGCCGCATTGACAGGAATTAATCCTTCCCTCTATGAGGCTGCAGAGATCGATGGCGCAGGCCGGTTCAAGCAGACACTGTTTGTGACGCTGCCAGGAATGATGCCGATTATCGTTCTGATGATGACCCTGAATATCGGTAATGTCCTGAATGCAGGCTTCGATCAAATATTCAACCTATACAGTCCTCAAGTGTATGAAAGCGCGGATATTATCGATACATTTGTATATCGCATGGGGATTCAGCAAGCGCAGTTTGGCTTTGCTACTGCGGTAGGATTACTGAAGTCCGTAGTGTCCTTCATCTTTATGTCAATGTCATACATTCTAGCTTATCGAGTTGCCAACTATCGAATTTTCTAG
- a CDS encoding Gfo/Idh/MocA family protein: protein MEQVRLGIIGARGRGIIAKYWHNPEGRSVVVGAVDVDPKKLEEFKEDVNSDAFVTTDYRELIAREDIDAIAVMSPDYCHEEHAIAALKAGKHVFCEKPLAITVDGCDNILRAWKQSGKHLMVGFNMRYMNMYRTMKEIVDSGVIGEIKAVWVRHFVGLGGYYYYHDWHANSKNTTGLLLQKGSHDLDVIHWITGRYATKVSAFGSLDFYGGDKPNDLTCPTCSERETCTEASPGRLIQCAFREEVNVEDNNMVIMELEGGIKASYLQCHFTPDYQRNYVFIGTEGRMENSEPENKVYVKTRRSNNDRELSDRVYHIKEAEGSHGGADPNICKDFIDMILDGKQPVATPIAGRMSVAVGCAATESIRAGGKVVQISPAPEFMQQ, encoded by the coding sequence ATGGAGCAAGTCAGATTAGGGATCATTGGAGCAAGAGGAAGAGGTATCATTGCGAAGTATTGGCATAACCCGGAGGGTCGCTCGGTTGTTGTCGGTGCGGTTGACGTCGATCCCAAGAAGCTGGAGGAGTTCAAAGAGGATGTAAATTCGGATGCATTTGTAACAACGGACTATCGCGAGCTTATTGCCCGTGAGGATATAGATGCGATTGCTGTCATGTCGCCGGATTATTGTCATGAGGAGCATGCGATAGCGGCCTTGAAGGCAGGCAAGCATGTGTTCTGTGAGAAGCCGCTCGCAATTACAGTGGATGGTTGTGACAATATATTAAGAGCATGGAAGCAGTCCGGCAAGCATCTGATGGTCGGCTTCAACATGCGTTATATGAACATGTACCGCACGATGAAGGAAATCGTTGATTCAGGTGTAATTGGCGAGATCAAGGCCGTATGGGTGCGTCACTTCGTCGGACTTGGGGGCTATTATTATTATCATGACTGGCATGCCAATTCTAAGAATACGACCGGACTACTGCTGCAGAAGGGATCGCATGATCTGGATGTGATTCACTGGATCACTGGCCGATATGCTACGAAGGTTAGCGCGTTCGGCAGCTTGGATTTCTATGGCGGAGATAAGCCTAATGATCTGACTTGTCCAACTTGCAGTGAGCGTGAGACTTGCACGGAGGCGAGTCCTGGGCGACTTATTCAATGCGCCTTCCGCGAAGAGGTGAATGTCGAGGATAACAACATGGTCATCATGGAGCTTGAAGGCGGCATTAAAGCCTCGTACCTCCAATGCCATTTTACGCCGGATTATCAGCGAAATTATGTATTCATTGGTACGGAAGGCCGGATGGAGAATAGCGAGCCTGAGAATAAGGTGTATGTGAAGACGAGACGTTCGAACAATGACAGGGAACTCTCCGATCGCGTCTATCATATCAAGGAAGCCGAAGGCTCCCATGGTGGCGCAGATCCAAATATTTGCAAGGACTTCATCGATATGATTCTCGATGGCAAACAACCGGTAGCTACACCGATTGCGGGAAGAATGAGCGTAGCCGTGGGCTGCGCTGCGACAGAATCGATCCGGGCCGGAGGCAAGGTTGTTCAAATATCCCCTGCTCCTGAATTCATGCAACAGTGA